In the Larimichthys crocea isolate SSNF chromosome XXI, L_crocea_2.0, whole genome shotgun sequence genome, one interval contains:
- the kxd1 gene encoding kxDL motif-containing protein 1 translates to MVEPTASGVFCNRMLSMVNSEDVNAIIQAQRHMLDRFEKTNEMLINFNGLSNVRLQQMNERFLLHTRTLVEMKKDLDSVFRRIRTLKGKIAKQYPEAFSNIHESPILEDDDDEFDPVPRSIATTITTATSEQSTESCDTSPDVISPTVSRCSEDLSQEPPDTPTSDFLETAVLQDEGPDSVPAE, encoded by the exons ATGGTGGAGCCCACAGCATCCGGCGTGTTCTGCAACAGGATGCTGAGCATGGTCAACTCTGAGGATGTTAACGCCATCATCCAGGCTCAGAGACACAT GCTTGACCGCTTTGAGAAAACCAACGAAATGCTGATCAACTTCAACGGGCTGTCTAATGTCCGGCTGCAGCAGATGAACGAGCGCTTCCTGCTCCACACCCGCACGCTTGTGGAGATGAAGAAAGATCTGGACAGCGTCTTCAGAAGAATCAG GACACTAAAAGGGAAGATCGCTAAGCAGTACCCAGAAGCTTTCAGCA ACATCCACGAGTCACCCATCCTCgaggacgatgatgatgagTTCGACCCGGTTCCCCGCAGCATAGCCACAACAATTACAACAGCCACCTCGGAGCAGAGCACAGAGTCCTGTGACACGAGTCCAGATGTGATCTCACCCACTGTGAGCAGATGCTCTGAGGATCTCTCTCAAGAGCCGCCCGACACGCCCACCTCCGACTTCCTAGAGACAGCCGTCCTCCAGGACGAGGGTCCTGACTCTGTACCTGCAGAATAG